CCGGTATGACCTGTCTGGCTTCAAGCCCATGCGCTTTGAGATCGAGCCCAAGGCGGCCGCCCTCAATATGCGCCTGCCGGCGTCCTTGTTGGATGCCGTGAAAGCCAGGGCGAAGGCAAAGGGCATCCCTTACACACGCTATGTCCGGATGCTGCTGGAGACCGATGTCGCACAGACGCGGTAAAGCGTATTCCAACCAGAACAGGGGAGATCGGGCGATGTAGGTACGCTCGGAAATCACTCCGCGCGTCATGGAGGGGAAGCTCCCATGTCTCGCACCTATCATCACAGCCGCAGACACGGCCGGGACCATCGCTGGGCTAGCCGGCCGGATCGCTGTGGCTATGGAGGCTCACGTGAAGCCTCTGAATCCCCCAACTGGTACAGCCATCTGCACAATATCCGTCCTGGCCGTCATCATGACAGGCATGTTGCCCGCCTGATCATCAAGGGCGACCTTGATCCTGTGGAGGCGGTCTTTCCGTATACCGGAACACGACGCCCCCACGAATATTACTGGTAATCTTCAGCACGGGAATGAGAGATCGTTCCCGCGTTTTGTTTCCGTCTGGATTTTCAGGTTCGTTTTGTTGGGCGCCCGCGTTTTTTCGCCGGTACGTGCGTGACCAGCACCTGATCTTCAGCAGTGGGGGCCGTAAGATCAGGTGCGGTCCTGACGATCCTCCCCAGTCCGAGCTCCTGCGCCAAGACAGAGCGTCGGGCCGCATAGTCGGGAGCCACCATCGGGTAGCTTTCAGGCAGGCCCCATTTCTCCCGATACTGTTTTGGTGTCATGCCATAGGCGGACTGGAGATGACGCTTGAGCATCTTCAGTTTCTTCCCGTCCTCCAGGCAGACGATGTAATTTGGAAAGACCGATTTCTTCACAGGCACCGCCGGCACCAGATCCGGTGTTTCGATCGTCGTCTGTCCCAGGCTACCGAGCGCCTGAAACACCGTGGCGATGAGGCCGGGCAGGGTATCGGATGGAACCGCGTTGCTGCTGACATAGGCCGTGACAATCCGGGTCGTCAGTTCCCGCAGCGTGTCCGTTTCGGATGATCGTGTTTCGTGGTCAGTCATGGTCGTTTCCGCCTGTTATCCTGTCGTGTTCACGG
The genomic region above belongs to Acetobacter ascendens and contains:
- a CDS encoding BrnA antitoxin family protein, translating into MSSKNRSMPSLHSDEAAEDFVATADLTRYDLSGFKPMRFEIEPKAAALNMRLPASLLDAVKARAKAKGIPYTRYVRMLLETDVAQTR
- a CDS encoding MucR family transcriptional regulator → MTDHETRSSETDTLRELTTRIVTAYVSSNAVPSDTLPGLIATVFQALGSLGQTTIETPDLVPAVPVKKSVFPNYIVCLEDGKKLKMLKRHLQSAYGMTPKQYREKWGLPESYPMVAPDYAARRSVLAQELGLGRIVRTAPDLTAPTAEDQVLVTHVPAKKRGRPTKRT